GCATCTTTCCCGCGCATCAGTTCGGCCAGCTGGGCCTGCCCGCCGACTTCTTCCACATGAGCGGCGTCGAGTTCTACGGACAGATGTCGTTTCTGAAGGCAGGCCTCTTCTACAGTGACCGCATCACGACGGTGAGCCCGACGTACGCACGCGAAATCCAGACGCTCGCGCAAGGCGGTGGACTCGACGGACTGCTGAGCCAGCGTTCGCACGATCTGTCGGGCATTCTGAACGGCGTCGATTACTCGGTATGGCAGCCATCCACCGATCAGTTGATCGCCGGCCGCTACACCGACACGCGTCTTGCCGGCAAGCGTGCGTGCAAAACGGCGCTGCAGGAGCGCTTCCATCTCGCGCCGAAGAGCGATGCGCTGCTGTTCGGCGTGGTGAGCCGGCTGACGGAACAGAAGGGCCTCGATCTGCTGCTCGCTGCGCTGCCCGACATCATCAAGCGCGGCGGGCAGCTGGTCGTGTTCGGCACGGGCGACCCGGCGCTTGAAAACGGCTTGCAGCGCGTCGCGCAGTCGCATCCCGAGAGCGTCGCCGTCGAACTCGGTTTCGACGAAACGCTTGCGCATCAGATCGTCGCGGGCAGCGACGTGATCGCCGTGCCATCGCGCTTCGAGCCGTGCGGGCTGACGCAGCTTTATGCGCTCGCGTATGGCTCGCTGCCGCTCGTGCATCGCGTCGGCGGCCTTGCCGATACCGTCGTCGATGCATCGCTCGAAAACATCGCCGACGATCTCGCGACGGGCTTCGTGTTCGAGCGCTTCGAACCCGAAGCGCTGACGGCCGCGATCCGCCGCGCGTTTGCGCTGTACGCGCGGCGCACCGACTGGAAGGCCGCGCAGCGCCGCGCAATGCGGCAGGACTTCGGCTGGGGCACGTCGGCGGAACGCTATCTCGCGCTGTATCGCGAGCTGGTGTGATCAGGCTTGCGCGCCCTTGATCCTGCGCATCGACGGCGTGCGCTTTGATGGTTCGACGCAACACGGCGGGGCCGGATCGGTTCCGCGGCGCAAAAACTCATGTATCTTGTGATGAACCAAGTGTGATGCGTCCGGCGGGCAAGCCGCCGCGCATCGCGCCAAAGCGGTGCACGAAGCGCCGCGCTGACAGGCACAGCGTTCCAACGAAAGCGCACACGAAAAGCGCGCATCCGTTTCGCATTCTTTCCTGGCGCCCTTCCCGCGCCGTATCGGTTCGACATGAAAAACGTTCTGAGCATCCAGTCGCACGTCGTATTCGGGCACGCAGGCAACGGCGCATCGGAGTTTCCGATGCGGCGCCTCGGCGTCAACGTGTGGCCGCTCAACACGGTGCAGTTCTCGAACCATACGCAGTATGGGCATTGGGAAGGCAGCGCGATCGACGCGTCGCAGATGCTCGCGCTCGTCGAAGGCATCGGCGCGATCGGCATGCTGCCGCGCTGCGACGCCGTGCTGTCGGGCTACCTCGGCACACCCGAGCAGGCGCAGGCCGTGATCGAAATCGTGCGCGCCGTGAAGGCCGCGAATCCGCACGCGCGTTACATCTGCGACCCCGTGATGGGCACCGCGACGGGCTGCCGCGTCGAGCCAGGGATCCAGGAATTTCTCGTGCGGACGATGCCCGAAGTGTCCGACGTGATGTGTCCGAATCACAGCGAATTGCAACGGCTGGTCGGGCGCGAGATCGAGACCGTCGAGGAAGCTGTCGCCGCGTGTCGCGAGTTGATGGAACGCGGACCGAAGATGGTGCTCGTCAAGCATCTGCTCGATCGCAACAGCCTCGCGGACCGCTTCAACATGCTCGTCGTGACGCAGCGCGAAGCGTGGATGGGACAGCGTCCGCTGTATCCGTTCGCGCGTCAGCCGGTGGGTGTCGGCGACATGACGAGCGCGGTGTTCGTGGCCCGGACGTTGCTCGGCGATTCCGTGCGCAGCGCGTTCGAGCACACGCTCGCGGCCGTCAACGCCGTCGTGCGCGCGACGTGGGATGCGGGGCGTTATGAACTCGAGATCGTCGCCGCGCAGGACGACATTGCGCGACCGCGGGACTGGTTCGATGCGTGGGTGGTGGAATCGGCTTGATCGGCGCGTCGCGCGCCGCTGTCAGCCCGACGTCCTATAATGCCTGCCGCGCGTATTTTGCGCGGCATTTTTACTGGCACTGGCAAGAGAGGCATTGATGGACGGCACTATCCGCAGCGAACGTGAAGAGCAGTTTGAAGAGTTGTGCATCAGCGTCGACGCAGACGAGACGCATGAGCAGGAAGCGATCGAATTCTTCGAAGCGCAATTCGGCGAAGCGGACTTCGAC
This genomic interval from Paraburkholderia sabiae contains the following:
- the pdxY gene encoding pyridoxal kinase PdxY; translation: MKNVLSIQSHVVFGHAGNGASEFPMRRLGVNVWPLNTVQFSNHTQYGHWEGSAIDASQMLALVEGIGAIGMLPRCDAVLSGYLGTPEQAQAVIEIVRAVKAANPHARYICDPVMGTATGCRVEPGIQEFLVRTMPEVSDVMCPNHSELQRLVGREIETVEEAVAACRELMERGPKMVLVKHLLDRNSLADRFNMLVVTQREAWMGQRPLYPFARQPVGVGDMTSAVFVARTLLGDSVRSAFEHTLAAVNAVVRATWDAGRYELEIVAAQDDIARPRDWFDAWVVESA
- the glgA gene encoding glycogen synthase GlgA is translated as MTIRALHVASELYPLLKTGGLADVVGALPPALIELGADVRVLLPGFPAVVGGLSDLQPVARIGDRFGASDVTLERGTLAANGLIVYVIRAESLYDRSGNPYLDAEHVPYGDNAQRFAMLGWTAAQLALHLDPAWAPQIVHAHDWHAGLAPAYLKAAAREHGKPPARTIFTVHNLAYQGIFPAHQFGQLGLPADFFHMSGVEFYGQMSFLKAGLFYSDRITTVSPTYAREIQTLAQGGGLDGLLSQRSHDLSGILNGVDYSVWQPSTDQLIAGRYTDTRLAGKRACKTALQERFHLAPKSDALLFGVVSRLTEQKGLDLLLAALPDIIKRGGQLVVFGTGDPALENGLQRVAQSHPESVAVELGFDETLAHQIVAGSDVIAVPSRFEPCGLTQLYALAYGSLPLVHRVGGLADTVVDASLENIADDLATGFVFERFEPEALTAAIRRAFALYARRTDWKAAQRRAMRQDFGWGTSAERYLALYRELV